The genome window GCCGCTGGGTCGCCAAGTATGCTTGGACGCCATCAAGAGCCTCCTCGGTCAGATCGTTGTGTGCATGCATCTGGGCGTGTCCGTCCCCGACATCTTTCCTCGCAACGTCTTCCTCACTCTCCGCAACAACGGCCTTGATCTCCCGACGCCCAGAGTCGTCATGTTGGACCACCTGTTCTCCTATGTCTGGGAGCACACCGAAGCTGGCAAGGCAGGGGTACCAGCCTACTTTGCCCATATGAAATTGCCCCCCCACCCATGGGAACAATTCGGTATACGCGGTAAGATGCGTCAATTCCTCGGTTGGATCCCTGAGGAATGGGATGATGGCACAGCATGGCCAGAGACAACGACCACCCAGGGGGCTGCTGCCACCACCGCAAAGTCCTTTGACGACTGGCTCGTGGACTGCTTCGGTCCTTTGCAAGACAGCAACCCAGATTATACCGTATACCCAGAGGAGGTCTCTGACAGTGAcgaggaagaaaaagaagaagtcgGGGAAGAAGATGATAATATTGACGTCTCGGACGAGGGAGAACCTCAACTAGACGTGGAGACCGTGACCGAGGTAAGTCCCGTTGAACCCTTCACCCCCCACCCCCACCCCCTTCCCACCAAAAATGCGCCTCCCAAGTTTTTCATTTGCCAACTTTTTCTCTTCAGATTGATCAAGAGCAGGCTTATGCGGAGATGCTCAGACGTCGAAGAGAACGGGAGGATGTACGTGCCCGGGATGCCTCGATCCCGCAACGCCCACGCCCGCGCCAGGCCCGCGCCACCCAGGACATCTCCCCCGGCTCACCCACGCGCCAGGCCGCAGCGGAAGAAGGACAAGGAGGGGAGCAAGAGCCCTCAACGACGTCAACCAGCTCCACGTCCCAGATCGCCGACAGCCCCTCTCACCAGTATCTTGGCGGGCTGATTGTTCGGGAAGCCACCGGCTCGGGCTCGGGTAGCGACGacgagcagcagcagcagcagcagcagcagcaacaaccgCCGCAGTCCTAATGCCCCAGAGCGGGAGGTGAGAAGCAGGCTcgactctctctctctctctcacttgCGAGCCGTGATCGATTTCGGCTGATGGGATATCAGCGTACCTTGGCGAGGTGGTGAAGACGGGTAGCTTACTAGATTTCAGTTGGATTTGAAACAAAAAATGagaggggggaagggggaagGGGTAGGGTTTGGACAGTCAGTTATGATTCTCCTTGTCGCAGTGCTTGgttttcttttttcgccTTATCCAAGGTAGATCTACACCGTCCATCATTCTTTTCCCATAAAAAGGGGGGTAAAAGAATAGTCAGTTTTGCTCTTCCATCCATCCTTCCAAACGCAGTCTTCTCCGTATGTTGCCTCGTGAACTGTTCCCTATTCATTCATCATGTACCACTCGCCCTCAATGTGAGGAACGGGGTGTGACATACTGCATCGAAAGGGAATAGGGGAGGTCGAGTGCCATTTGAAGTGACGTGTAAAAGTCGAAAGCGAATATTCAATCACCTCACATTCATCAGCGGCTACGACTCGGCTCGACAAACACCCTCAACCCTCAATCAACTAAGAACACGAACTTCATCGGCAATGGCATACCTGAGCAGAGCCCGGATCCCACGAGTGACATCCCGCCGGCAGTCCAAACGTCAGAAAATTCAGGAAAATAGCTTCATCTAGATTCGATTGATTTCTTTCTTCTGGATCTTGTTCTAGTTCATATAAAACTCTAAAGGTATCATGAGAACAAATGTTGTCATAAAAAGGGGCCATGCAGAAAGCCCCGGTTTCAAAGTGGAAGGGGGAAAATGCAAAAGTCGTCAAAATCCAATCCATCCAATAAATGCATACCCGGGCCTCATTCCCACGTAAAATATGCTACCCGACTCGTTGGGAGACCTCATCCAGTGGTGGACAAAACTTGTAAGACGCTGCGATGCAAATGCAAATGGAGATCCCGTAAACTCCAACTCCATGCAGAAAAATATGAGGGAgaaagagaaaagaaaaaaagacaaAGGACAATGCTCCTCTAGAACTTCTCCATAAAGTTCTTCCTCACGGTCCACATACGCGCCCGCTTCCCGTAGATGAACATGGGAACCGTGGCAAACAGGAAAATGAGCTGAATCACGCCCAGCCAGATAAACACCATCTTGGGTCCGTCCGAGGTAAGCCAGTGCGTGACAAACAGACTAAACACGAGTCCGTGGAAGATGTTCTTGCTAAAGTTGAGCGTGACGAGCGCCTCGCCCGCGTACTGCCGGTAGCTGTCGACGCAAAAGGTAATGGACGTCGTGGACCCCAGCGTGCAGCCGAACGAGATGAGGCCGAAAAAGATGGTCGGCACGATCCAGTGGTCGCGCTCCTGCGCGGACCAGCCGAAGCCCATGAGGCCGATGACGGTGGTCACGAGCACCGGCGCCGCCATGACGAGGCGGAACTCTGGCTCGTAGAGGCCGCCGTTGCGGCGGGCCATGGCCTTGACGATGATGTCGCTCACTTTCCCCGCGACGGCGGTGCCGAGGATGCCTCCGACAAAGGGGGATAGGTAGACGAGACCCGTCTGCAGGGCGTCAAAGTTGTACGACTCACGGTTGCGGTAGATCAAGGCGACCGACTCGGAGACGACGATGAGCCAGCCGACGGAGAGGGAGTAGACCGCGGCGGACCACAGCACGGCGGGGTAGGCGAAGAGGACAAAGGGCCGGAGCATGACCTTGAACCAGCTGTCGTGGTTCAGGCGGCCGTTCCAGGGCTTGAGCTGCTCGGTGAAGGATTTCGCGGGCTGGTGGCGGAGGGTGTGGGTGTAGGCCAGGGCCTTTGGCGGTGAGTTGACGTCGGAAGCTTGCATCTTGAACTTTTCGCTTTCGATAGCTGGGGCGTTGTGGAAATAATCCGATCCGGAGGTGGGTGTGCCGGACGCGCCAGACGTCCGCGAGACGGGCACCGGGTTGGAAGAGTCCGGCGTCTCATCCTTGACGTCCTTCACCTGCTTGTCGATGCTGTCATCCTTTTTCTCGTTTGGGTCTGGCGCAAATCCAACGTGAAGGTCCTTGTGCGGATGCGAAGCAACGTGTGGCGACTGTGGCGTAGGACTTGTGGGAGCTACAACGGCATCTTCATGAGCGCTACGGACCTGAGGAACGTGATGGCGTGATGAGAATCGGCGAGTAAAGCTCGGTCTGCGGGACGGCTTCCGTGACTTGGGGAGCGGTGTTCGGTCCCAGAAGGTCTCTGGCACGAACAGAAACAGAAGCACGCCACAGAAGGCAACAATCATGGCAACAATCCTGTCGAAATATTAGCGATGCAGTCTTGTGGTATCCGTACGTGTTGACTGCTTACCAGAAAGTCCAACGCCATCCAAGACCTTGAATGATGAGGGCACTGACTAGGGGGATGAGGTTCTTGCCGCCGAGCAGCAAGAGTGTATAGATGCCGATTCGGAACGCTCTCTCATGAAGGAAGAAAATTTCTGCAATGGTGGCGGAGGGAAGACACTCCACGGGACTGACTGCAATACCCTGAAAGATTCTAGCCAAGATGAGAGAGGTGAAGTTTGGTGACAGGGCTGCCCACACAGAGCTGAGGATGAAGATGATGGAGCTGAAGAGGTAGACGGGCCTCTTTCCGTACAGAATAGCCGTGGGAGAAAAGATGACGGAACCGAGACCCATGCCCATCATGTACAGACCAGTAGTTAGGGAGACTGTCTCGGTCTCAATGTGGTAGTCTTGGGCGACATTGGTGAAGCCAGCGGCAAGCAAGGGAGTCATGCCACCACCGACCATGCAGTAGAAACCAAGAGACAGAAGAGCGCAATCGCGCCGCCATGAAGGCCAGTTGAGAGGGTCATTTGCAGACTCTTCAGGCTGAGGGTTGAGGATGATTCCGTCCTTGGTCGTCTTTGCATCGGGCTCAGGTGGGGCCGCGTTGGCTGGAGATTGGCGGCCGGTCGGTGTGTCTACCGGCTCCGGGAAACCAGTGGGGATGGATGAGTGGGAAGTCCTTGCGGGCGCGTTGCGTAAGCCGAGTGGCTCGTTGCGATGCGCAGCGAGGAGAAGCACAGAACCTGCAGGGTGTCAACTTGGTGGCCTTGGTATGGGCGGGAAACCGGAAAGGGGGTTGGTTGATTGCTTACCAGGGACTTCAATCGTTTTGGGGTCGTTGAGAACACCCATACTCCATTTCGGAATATTGGTATTCTCGTCATCTGTGGCTTCGGCACTGTCGGATTTGGTTTTATTCCCAAAGATGCCACCGAAGCGACTCTTCCACGTGAGGACGCCCGCCATTTTGAAGCGTTCCACAGGATGTCTTCCCAGCCAGGTTTGGCGGGGCAGGGCCAAGGAACTCTGTTTGCTGTCGCTTTGGTCTACTACAACGGCAAGCTATGCGGATTTTGTTGTTGTTGGGTAAGGGAGAAGAACCAAAACAAAAATGGACGAGCAGAAGGATGAGGTGAAAGGAGGGTGTCGTTGGGCACGAGGGGTCGACAGAAAATTTGTCCTCAGATCGGTCGAGCATAAGGTAGTCTGTCTGGTTCGACCGTGCATCCAAAGAAGATGAGATAAGGTTGCAGATGTCCAAGAGCCGAATGAAGGAAGATGCCGAGGCAGTACGACTATGCGCTTTGGGAAGAAATACAAATTCTTCTGGAAAGCCCTGCGCCGGTGCGAGGCGATGTATGCGGAGACGGTGAAAAGCAACAAGTCTAGGAAGAGACCTTGGTTGGAGGAGGAGAGGGAGAGGCGGAAGATATGGAGTAGAAAAGGTGTTGGCGCAACGAAGCTGTCGATGGAAATAGCGTTTGGATGTCGTTATTGAGAGGCCAACCTCGATGGCAGATGATGGGCTGCGCGCACTGCGCAGTGGGAGAGAGGAGAAACTATCCAGGTCCGTGCAGAAGGATGGCGTCAGACTGGTAACGCGCCGTTTGACTGTGATTAAGAGAGCGAGGGGGGTCTGCGTCTCACGTAGGGGCAGGCGACCATGAGATCAAGGATGAACCTCGAGCTTTATGTTGCCCAGGCGCGAAGAGGGACGCAATGTTATCGTGCCCTGGCAAAGCCGCAAGCCGCAAGTCTGGGGGAATGGAACATGGGATGGAAATGAGATATCGGCGCTTGGTTGTCAGGATTGGCCGGCCACCGAGTCAAGCACCGCGCACACGAGGCAAGGAAGACGAGATGCATTTCAtgcccagcagcagcagcagcagcagcagcagcagagcATCAGCGGTATGgcaaggtatccgtactaaAGTACCAATAGGACCGTATTCGTACGCAGTCGTAGTAGCTTGCAGGCTCGCAGAATCAGCTGGTGGGGTTTTCTGTTTGTGGGTGCCAGGTGCGTCGCGTCGGGCGGGTTCCGTGGGGAATTTTTTTGAGCAACTGGAGGGGTCGAGAGACTCGAGATGGCCCTTCATCCACTGGATAGACTCGACGCAACCTGGACAGATTGGCAGGTGACTCGACGTTGGCGGGTGCGTGCAAAGTGCGATGATGGATCAAGGATTCGAGCATGGAAACGGCGTTGGCGGCGAGGGCGGCGGTGTCTCTCCTCAGTCCTGGCAGCCCGCAGCCTGCAGGTTGTAGGTATCCATACGGAGTACGTACTTCCACCTTTGTACATACATACTTGTAGTACTGGCACGGGGGCACCAGGCCATATGCAGCAGATGCGCCTGCGGGGGGGCGCTTGGGAGGCACTTGGAGACTGGCGATAGCCTTGGTGAACAAAGGAGGTGAGGAAAAAGGGCCACATGTCCAACTCCAAATGCCGCCCACAGCCAATACGCGTCTGCAACAGAGCCAAGTAGTGCCCCGGATGGCAGGACCCCTAAAAGCGAGGCTAAAACCCCTTGCTCACAAGTCCGTGGGTGACTGGGTGGGTGACAGGGAGACTTCAGGTGCTGGTCGCATCTTCTCCACTTGGACCATGTGAATCAGCGGTCCAAGATGGTGGCGACTGGCGAGGGCGGTGACACCAGATCCATCAACCAAGGGATATCCAATAATCCAGCTTTCATGATCCATCATGTACCTATCGCTGTGCGGGCAACGGGCGGCTCTACACAGTAACGTTGTCGACAGTGCGGATGGGCCTCAGCTTCATCTACTATGCAGAAAGTCACCGAAAGTTGAGAGTTTGTAAATGGGCAGGTAGCGTACGTACGCAGTAGAAGTTATGAATTGATGTCTTGGGGTCTCGGAGCAACCCGAGCGGTGCcagaccaccaccaccaccatcatgGGCACCATCTGCATGTTTTGCTCGTCTCTGCTGACCTCGGGCTCGGATGTAATGGAGCATTCTTGTTGCCCCTCCAAAGTGAGACTGACCCCATGGTGAGATTTGTGATGGAGGGATGGGCTCGTGTGTTATCCTGCGGCCTGCCCGTCGCATAGAGAAAGGTTGGGTAAAGGGCGCGTGTCTGATGTAGAGTCTCGTCGTTGTCTTGCGGCGCGATTAAAATGCGGCTGAGTGGTGGTTGACGGAAAATAAGACGAGGAGCAATTAATTGGGAACCTTCCTTCGCCAAGCAAGAAGTACAGAGTACGATGTACCTTCCTTACCTTGCGGTGtaaagtactccgtacctggCAAGTCTGGGCAGAGTCAGAGTGCGAAGCTGAAGACAAAAAACAGCAGGCGCCATGTCTGGGCGCCCAGAACGGAATGCACCTGcacttaccttaccttaccgcAATTGCCGTTGGTGTCCTCGACTCCTTCCCTGCCCGTGCCTGCCCTGTGCTTCGCTGAAGCCTGAGGTAGAGCCCTGCAGAATCTTGCTTATGTCATGCAGCCTCAACGTCATCGTGCCGCGTGCGTGACAAGGTCTGACCCCATATATTGCTACACCGCCTTCCCCAATAGAGCCTACCGTGGTTTGAGCGTGACAGCGCCGTCTGCCAGGAAGGAAGGTGCACCTCCTGTTGATTTCGATGGCGACCGAACCTCCAGATGAACGTCGGATTTTTCCCGTCATTGACAACAACAGCTACCagccttaagtaatactacctacctacctaaaaTCTCGACTAAGCTGTCCAGCTGCTCGGAAAACCGTTGACGCTACATAACCATCCATCCACTACCGCCACCCTGTGCTATATCGAACCATTGGCTCCAAAGATATCTTTGTTAGCTTGCTCCATATCACAGGTACTCCCACAACTGCCACCTGCAGCCCTCCACTCGTTCTTGTCCAAGAATTCTGTCGCATCTCAGCGGCGCGACTCGCATCACGACACATCACGGGATCATCTTCAACGACGTCAGTCGGCAGCACGCTGCATACATCCTTGGCATCTGAACAGACAAGACAAGACAATCGACATTCACCATACCATATCCTGCAGTAAAATCACCATGCAACTGCTAAGACATACCGCCCGCACCAC of Colletotrichum lupini chromosome 8, complete sequence contains these proteins:
- a CDS encoding major facilitator superfamily transporter gives rise to the protein MAGVLTWKSRFGGIFGNKTKSDSAEATDDENTNIPKWSMGVLNDPKTIEVPGSVLLLAAHRNEPLGLRNAPARTSHSSIPTGFPEPVDTPTGRQSPANAAPPEPDAKTTKDGIILNPQPEESANDPLNWPSWRRDCALLSLGFYCMVGGGMTPLLAAGFTNVAQDYHIETETVSLTTGLYMMGMGLGSVIFSPTAILYGKRPVYLFSSIIFILSSVWAALSPNFTSLILARIFQGIAVSPVECLPSATIAEIFFLHERAFRIGIYTLLLLGGKNLIPLVSALIIQGLGWRWTFWIVAMIVAFCGVLLFLFVPETFWDRTPLPKSRKPSRRPSFTRRFSSRHHVPQVRSAHEDAVVAPTSPTPQSPHVASHPHKDLHVGFAPDPNEKKDDSIDKQVKDVKDETPDSSNPVPVSRTSGASGTPTSGSDYFHNAPAIESEKFKMQASDVNSPPKALAYTHTLRHQPAKSFTEQLKPWNGRLNHDSWFKVMLRPFVLFAYPAVLWSAAVYSLSVGWLIVVSESVALIYRNRESYNFDALQTGLVYLSPFVGGILGTAVAGKVSDIIVKAMARRNGGLYEPEFRLVMAAPVLVTTVIGLMGFGWSAQERDHWIVPTIFFGLISFGCTLGSTTSITFCVDSYRQYAGEALVTLNFSKNIFHGLVFSLFVTHWLTSDGPKMVFIWLGVIQLIFLFATVPMFIYGKRARMWTVRKNFMEKF